The genomic window TCACGCAATGTCGAGTTCTGCGGTCCGGCGCACGTTCGGAATCTCGCCGTCGTTCAGTTCGTCGAAGATTTCGCGAAGATTTTCCCTGAGTTCGTCTTCCGTCTCGCCCTGAG from Trueperaceae bacterium includes these protein-coding regions:
- a CDS encoding type II toxin-antitoxin system HicB family antitoxin, giving the protein MKQRYVYWQEDEMWLGYWEEFPDYRTQGETEDELRENLREIFDELNDGEIPNVRRTAELDIA